AGGCGTGCCCGACGGCCCTCCTCCCCCGAACGAACGAACGACCACGGAGCGAATCGACGATGAGCCAACCGACTGACCCCCGGCCCGCGACCCAGCCGGCACTCGCCGCGATCGCGGCCCGGCTGGTCGCGCCGGCCGTCGTGCTGGTGGTCCTGGTCTGGGCCTACCTGACGGAGGTCACCGGCCTCGTCGAGTCCTGGTCCAACGACCCGAACTATTCGCACGGCTTCCTGGTCGGGCCGGTCGTCGCCTTCATGTTCTGGTGGCTCTGGCCCCGGGGGGCCGAGGCCGACCGGATCCGGCCGTCGGCCTGGGGTTGGGTCCTGCTCGTCGCCCTGGTCGCCGCCCGCTTCTCCCTGTTCCAGACCGGCGAGTACTGGCTGGAGGGCTTCACCCTGGTGCCCACGGTCGCGGCCCTGGTGCTGGCCTACGGCGGCTGGCCGCTGCTGCGTCGCACCTGGCCGGCGGTGGCCTTCCTGATCTTCATGTACCCCATCCCCGCCGCCCTCAACAGCCAGGTCTCGCTGCCCTTGCAGCGGATGGCCAGCATCAGCAGCGCCACCCTGCTGCGGCTCCTGGGCTTCTGGGTGATGGACGAGGGGAACGTGCTGGTCGTCGGCGGCGAGCAGCTCGAGGTGGCCGCCGCCTGCAACGGGCTGGCGATGCTCATGAGCCTGGCGGCCACGATCGCCGCCACGGTGATCTTCGTGCCGATGGCCGTCTGGAAGCGGATCGTGCTGCTGCTGAGCGTGGTGCCGGTGGCGCTGCTGTGCAACGTGCTCCGGATCGCCGGCACCGCCTATGCCTACCACCTGCTCGGCTCCGAGCAGGGGGAGAAGGTGGCCCACGACGTCGCCGGCTGGCTGATGATGCCGATGGCCCTGGTCATGGTCCTGCTGGAGCTGGCCTGGCTGTCCTGGCTGGTCACCGAGGTGGAGGTCGAGGAGCCGGTCTCGCCGACGCTGCTGGCCACCTCGGCCGGCCTCGGCCGGCCGTCCCGCTGAGCCGGGCGTCGCATCGTCTCGAATCGAACTCGAGGCCGAGACCCAGGCGAGGTCGCCATGCCACCCGCTCCGATCCGAGTCTGGGGCCTGCCGCTGGCCCCACTCACCCGCCCCCAGGCCGCCGAGGAGGTCGCCCGGCTGATCGCCGATGGCCGGCCCTCCTACTTCATCACCGCCAACGCCCACTACGCGATGGTCTCCGACGCCGACCCGGCGATGCGTCCCATCAACGAGTCGGCCGCCTTCATCCTCGCCGATGGCGCCCCGCTGGTCTGGGCCTCCCGGTGGCGTCGGACCCCCCTGCCGGAGCGGGTCGCCGGCTCGGACCTGATCTACGACCTCTGCGCCCAGGCCGCCGAGCGGGGCCACCGCGTCTCCTTCCTCGGCGGCCCCCCCGGCGTGGCCGAGCAGGCGAGCCGGACGCTCGCACGCCTCTATCCCGGCCTGACCGTCGCCGGCGTCTGCTGCCCCCCGTTCCGGCCCCTGGCCGACGACGAGCGGGCCGCCTTGGTCTCCGAGATCCGGGACGCCCGGCCCGACCTGCTCTTCGTCGCCTTCGGCCAGCCCAAGGGGGAGCGTTGGATCCGGGAGCACCTGGAGGAACTGGGAGTGCCCGTCTGCGTCCAGGTCGGCGCCTCGCTGGAGTTCGTCGCCGGGAGGGTCCGCCGGGCTCCCCGATGGGTGCAGCGGATCGGCCTGGAGTGGGCCTGGCGGATCGGCACCGACCCGGCCCGGCTCGCACCCCGGTACGCCCGCAACGCCGCCTTCCTACTCCGCAAGGCCCTGGCCGACTTTCGCCGAGGCCGGGCCCCCGAGCCCGACCCGGGGCCCGAGTCCGAGTCCTCGACGACTCCCACCGATCCCCGGCCGTCCCCCGAGCCCGTCTCCTGACCGACCCCGCCCTCCCCCCGCCCCTCGACCGGATCTCCCCCATGTGCGGCATCGCCGGGATCATCGGCCGGATCGACGATCGGAACCGGGCGGCCCTTGGCCGGATGGCCTCGGCGATGCGCCACCGGGGCCCCGACGGCGAGGGGACCTGGGCCTCCCCCCCCGACGACCGGGGCCATGGCTGCCTGCTGGCCCACCGGCGGCTGTCGATCCTCGACCTCTCGACCGCCGCCGACCAGCCGATGGTCGACCCCGAGTCCGGCTCCTGCCTGGTCTTCAACGGGGAGATCTACAACTTCCAGGCGCTCCGGGACCGCCTCCGCTCCGAAGGGGCCTCGTTCCGGTCGACCGGGGACACCGAGGTCCTGCTCCGGTCCCTCTCCCGACGGGGCCCCGACGCCGTGGCCGGGCTCCGGGGGATGTTCGCCTTCGCCTGGTGGGACGAGCCGGGCCGATCGCTGGTGCTGGCGAGGGACCCGCTCGGGATCAAGCCGCTGTACGTCTCGGCCAACCCGGAAGGGCCCGAGGGGGGCTGGTCGCTGGCCTTCGCCTCGGAGGTCCGGGCCCTGCTGGCCTCGGGCCTGCTCGGCCGCCCCCGGCTCGACCCGAGGGCGGCGGCCTGCTACCTCTGGAACGGCTTCGTCCCCGGGCCGGTCACCGCCGTCCGGGGCATCGAGTCCCTCCGGCCCGGCGAGCTTCGCGTCCTCGACGCCTCGGGCCGGGCCCGACGCTCGGAAATCTACTGGTCGGTCCCCCGGCCCTCCCCCCACCTCGGCAACGGCCACCCGACCGACGGCCGCCCCGGCCCGATCGACGGGGCCCTGGGAGACGCCCTCCAGGAGTCGGTCGGCCTGCACCTGGTCAGCGACGTGCCGCTCGGGGTCTTCCTCTCGGGCGGGATCGACTCCGGGGCGGTGGCCAACCTGGCGCAGCGGGCCTCCGATCGGCCGGTGCAGACCTTCACCCTCGCCTTCGAGGAGGCCGAGCACAGCGAGGCCCCCTACTCCCGGGCCATCGCCGGGGCGATCGGCTCGGAGCACCGCGAGGTGGTCCTGAGCGGATCCCGGTTCGCCGGCGAGCTGCCCCGGGCCCTCGACGCCCTCGACCAGCCGACCTTCGACGCCCTGAACACCTACTTCATGTCGGTCGCCGTCCGGGAGGCCGGGCTGACCGTCGCCCTGGTCGGCACCGGCGGGGACGAGCTGTTCGGCGGCTACTCGAGTTTCCGGGACCTGCCGACCCTCCGCCGATGGGCCCGACGGACCCGATGGCTCCCCCGGCTGCCGAAGCGGGCGGCGGCCGTCCTGGCCTCGGCCGCCAAGGGTGGGCGAGGCCGGGGGCCGGTCCCCCCCCAGACCCGCTGGGCGAAGCTGCCGGAGATGGTGGCGGCCGGGGAGGACCTGCTCCTCCTCTACCAGCTCGCCTACGCCCTGTTCCTGCCCGAGATGCAGGCCTCGCTGATGCCCGACCTGCCGATCGACGGCTCGGTCGTCCACGGCCTCCCCGAGGGCCTCGCCTCCCGACTCCTGGCCGAGACCGACGGCCGGGGGACCCTGGAGGCGGTCAGCGTCCTGGAGCAGCGCTGCTTCCTCGGCGAGCGATTGCTGAGGGACTCCGACGCCGCCGGCATGGCCCCCTCGCTGGAGATCCGGCTGCCCCTGGTCGACCACCGGCTCCTCGGCCACGTCTCCGGGATGCCGACCGGCCCCCGGTACGAGCCGGTCGGCCGCAAGGCCGCCCTGCGGAGGGCCGGGCTGGTCGGGCTCGACCCCGCCCTGTTCGACCGGCCCAAGCGGGGCTTCGAGCTGCCCCTTGAGCGTTGGATCCGGGGCTCGCTCGGCCCCGAGATCGACGACACCCTGCGAGACCAGCGGCTCTGCTCCGCCGTCGGACTGCACGGTCCGACCGTCGGGCGGCTCTGGGACGCCTTCCGGGATGGCGCCCCGGGGCTCTACTGGTCCCGGATCTGGTCGCTCTACGTCTGGATCCGCTGGTGTCATGCTCATGGCGTTTTGCTCTAATCGGGACCGCCCCGACACCACTCCCCTGCCCTTGCCCCGATCGACCGACCGCCCCATGAGCCGACCCCGACTCTGCCTGATCACCCCCTGCCGGGACGAGGCCTCCTACGCCAGGAGGACCCTCGACAGCGTCCTCAACCAGACCCAGCCCCCCGACCTCTGGGTGATCGTCGACGACGGCTCGACCGACGAGACGCCCGAGATCCTCGACTCCTACGCCCGGGTGCACCCCTGCATCCGGGTCGTCCGCCGGGCCGACCGGGGCGCCCGGAAGGTCGGCCCGGGGGTGATCGACGCCTTCTACGCCGGCTACGAGGCGATCGACCCGTCGGAATTCGACTACGTCTGCAAGCTCGACCTCGACCTCGACCTCCCCCCCCGCTACTTCGAGATCCTGATCGACCGCATGGAGGCCGACCCCCGGATCGGCACCTGCAGCGGCAAGCCGTACTTCCGCCAGGGGGATCGACTGGTCAGCGAGAAGTGCGGCGACGAGAACTCCGTCGGCATGACCAAGCTCTACCGCCGGTCCTGCTTCGAGCAGGTCGGCGGCTTCGTCAGGGAGGTCATGTGGGACGGCATCGACGGCCACCGCTGCCGGATGCTCGGCTGGGTCGCCGCCAGCTGGGACGACCCCGACCTCCGCTTCGAGCACCTCCGCCCCATGGGCACCAGCCACAAGGGCTGGTGGACCGGCCGCTCCCGCCACGGGTTCGGCCAGTACTTCATGGGGACCGCCCCCTCCTACATGGTCGCCAGCGCCCTGTTCCGGATGACCCGGCCGCCGCTGGTCGTCGGCGGCCTGGCGATGCTCTCCGGCTACTTCGGCGCGATGCTCCGGGGCCTCCCCCGCTACGACGACCCCGACTTCCGCCGCTTCCTCCGCTCCTACCAGCGCCATTGCCTGCTCCGGGGCAAGGCCCGGACCACCGAGGAGTACGACCACCGGTCCGCCTCCCGGTGGTCTCCCGACGCCCCCGCCTCCTCCCCGGTCCCGGGGCGTTCCCCCTCCTGAGTGGAGACGGTTCGCGGCTCGGTGCGCTTGCAGTGCGCCGAGCCGATCGGCCGATTTCCCTGATCCCGGTTCGATTTGCGCCGATTGAAATGGCTTCGCTCCGTCGAACGCCCCCGGTCGATTGGCTTCGTTTCGCGCCGACCGCTCCCGTCCCCCCTCCCGATCCCCGAACCGACCTCCCGCCCCGACCCCGTCGCCGCCCGTCAATGGCCCGGTGCGCCGGCCGTGCGCGGTCCGGTGCGCCCCCGGTGCGCCAACACTATCGGATGATGTTCTTTTCCAATTCATGACTTGCGTCGATCGAAATGGCTTCGTTCCGCGCGGCGCCCCCCGGCCGATTGGCTTCGTTTCGCGCCGGACCTCACGCCCGATTGGCTTCGTTTCGCATCGGGGCGCTGCGTACGCCCCGAGGGCGACCGACACCGCCAACGTGTCTGAGTGGACCCACCCAGCTTGCCAAAGACGACTCGCCGGGCGACGGGATCCCGCCGCCCCGGGGGACAACGCCCCGTATCCGATATCATCGAGGGAAGCCGCCCCGACATTCACACAAAATCGGCAAGGCGAGGCGCCGGAAGGCCCGATCGGCCCTCGATCGCTTGATGCGGAGGGACGGTAGGGCGATCCTGATGGGATGTCCCATTCGTCCGTTTCGGGGATCCGATAGCAACGGAGCAAAAACCAACGAACTTGGCTCAAAGCCCCGGCCTCGCCGTGTGGCAGCTTCTCGAAACTGGTCTCTGGCCGCCCGATTCGAGAAGACTCATTCGAGAGTGATTATCAAGAACCCGGAACCCTAGGAATCCAGGGCTTCCTACCGAAACCCTGACGGTCTCTCGATATCGGTCGTTTGCGAGAGCCACGGCGGCGGAAGATCGTTAGTTTTTGCACCGTTGCTATCGGATCCCCTTCACGGTCGTTCGAGCAGCTCGAGGACCACGCCCTCGTCGCCACGCAGTGCGACGCGGCCACCAACGGCCTCGCCCGCTCGGCCCGGCACCGTGGAGAGGAGCACGCGGCTGGACTCGACCGACACGTCGACGGACAGAGGGGCCGCGCCGAGGTTCAGGGCCACCAGCAGCCGACGCCCGCCCGACTCCCGCAGGTAGGCGAGCCAGCCTTCCCCGGATCCCGCCGGCGTGTAGGACCCGGCGCGCAGGGCCGGCTCGTCGCGGCGCAGCGCGATCAGCCGGCGGTAGAGGCCTAGCATCGAGGACGGGTCGTCCCGCTGGGCGGTGACGTGGATTGCGCGGGCGTCCACGGCCAGCGGCAGCCAGGGCTCGCCCGCCGTGAATCCCGCCCCCGGCGTGTCATCCCACGGCATCGGAGTCCGCGCCGGGTCGCGCCCGAGCCCCAGCCCCGGCGTGTTCTTCTCCCAGGGGTCGCGCACCCGGTCGGGCGGGATCGGCACGTCGCGCATGCCGAGTTCGTCGCCGTAGTAGAGCGTCGGCGTCCCGCGGAGCGTCAGCAGCAGCATCGCCGCCACCCGCGCCTGGGCCGACCCGACCCGGCTGGCGATCCGCGGCTTGTCGTGGTTGCCCAGCACCCAGTTCGGCCAGCCGTGGGCCGGCAACAGGCCCTCGTAGGCGGCGATCGCCGCGGCCAGCGTCGGCGCGTCCCAGGGCAGCCCGATGAGCTGGAAGTTGAACGGCAGGTGCACCCCCGTCCCGGCGTCGCCGTAGTAGGCCACCAGGCGCTCGACCGGCAGGTAGATCTCGCCGACCATCAGCCGCTCGCCGTAGGAGTCCAGCAGCCGGCGCATCTCGGCGATGACCTCGTGCACCTCCGGGCGGTCGGTCGTGTAGGTCGGCAGCAGGGCGCGGTACGGCCACATCCCGGGGCGGTATCCCGGGTTCGGCGGGTTGTCGCGGAACTGCTCGTCCTTGACCAGGTGCCAGATCACGTCCACCCGGAATCCGTCCACGCCGCGGTCCAGCCAGAAGCGCATCACGTCGAGCATCGCGGCGCGGACCTCGGGGTTGCGCCAGTTGAGGTCCGGCTGCTCGCGGAGGTAGGCGTGGTAATAGTACTGGCCGGTGGCCGGGTCGAACTCCCAGGCGCTGCCGCCGAAGTTGCTCAACCAGTTGGTCGGGGGGGAGCCGTCGGGCCTCGGGTCGCGCCAGATGTACCAGTCCCGCCTGGGGCTCGTGCGGCTCGATCGCGCGTCGATGAACCACGGATGCTGGTCGGAGGTGTGGTTGGGCACCAGGTCGAGTAGCAGCCGGAGGCCGCGGCGGTGGGCCTCGGCCAGCAGGGCGTCGAAGTCCTCCAGGGTGCCGAAGATGGGGTCGACGTCGGTGTAGTCGACGATGTCGTAGCCGAAGTCCTTCATCGGCGACGGGTAGATCGGCGAGAGCCAGATCGCGTCGACGCCCAGCCACTGCAGGTAGTCCAGGCGGCGGATCACCCCGCGCAGGTCACCGACGCCGTCGCCGTCGGAGTCCTGGAACGAGCGCGGGTAGACCTGGTAGATGACCGCGCGTTCCCACCAGCTCATCGTGCTCGCCCCGGCCATCGTCGCCCCCGCTCAATCGGTCGCCCCGGCCCGGAACCAGCCGTAGCCGAAGGCATCGAGGCGGAACCGATGCCCAGATCCGACGGCCTCTTCCTCCGCCGGCCCGAAGACGCGTTCCAGGCCATCGGTGCCGTGACCCTCCATTTCGACCGTCGCCGTGCAGGGCTCGCCGCCGAGGTTGTGGACGGCCACCAGCCGGCTGCCCTTCCAGTCGACCAGGTGGGCCAGCACGCTCGGCCGGTCGGCCGGCAGCACCCGGTCCTGTCCCCGGCCGAGCTCCGGGCAGGCGCGTCGGGCGGCGATCGCCCGCTTCATCCAGTTGAGCAGCGAGTCGGGGTCGGCCTGCTGGGCCGCGACGTTGACGCGGTCGTAGGCGAAGGGCCCGGAGTCGATCACCGGGCGGATCAGCCGGTCGGCGGGGGCGTCGGAGAAGCCGGCGTTGGGGGCGTCGTGCCACTGCATCGGCGTGCGCACCGCGTCTCGTCCCTCGAGCGACAGGTCGTCGCCCATGCCGATCTCGTCGCCGTAGGCGATGACCGGCGTGCCCTGCAGGGTGAGCAGCAGGCTGAAGGCCAGCTCCAGCCGCCGGCGGTCGCCGCCGAGCATCGGGGCCAGGCGGCGGCGGATCCCGCGGCCGAAGATCCGCATCGAATCGTCCGGGGCGAAAGACTCGTACACCCGCCGCCGCTCCTCGTCGGAGAGCCGCTCGAGGTCCAGCTCGTCGAGGTTGCGGAGGAAGTTCAGCCACTGGCCCCCCTCGGGGATCGCCGGCAGCTCCCCCAGGCAGCGGGCGATCGGCTCGGCCCGCCCGGTCGCCAGGGCGAGGAAGAGGTCGTTGTCGAGCAGGAAGTTGAAGACCATGCTGAGCTGGTCGCCGTCGCCGAAGAAGGCAGCCGCCTCGTGCAGCGGCACGTCGGCCTCGCCGATCAGGGCCGTACCGGGCCGGCGGGCGGCGGCGAAGTCGTGCAGCTCCTTGAGGACCCCGTGCCCCTGCTCCGGGGCCGTGCCGGGCAGGCCCTTGTCCTCGATCATGTGCGAGGCGGCGTCGAGGCGGAAGCCGGCGATGGGGAACGACAGCCAGAAGTCCATGACCCGGCGGATCTCGTCGCGCACCTCCGGGTTGGCGACGCGCAGCTCCGGCTGGAAGTGATAGAAGCGGTGGTAGTAGTGGGCGCCGGCCCGCTCGTCGAAGGTCCAGACGGTCTGCTCCTCGCCCGGGAAGATGCTCTGCTGCCCCGGCCCGGGCGGCGGCGGGCTCACGGCCCAGACGTAGTAGTCGCGGAAGCGTGACCCCGGGTCGCGGCGCGCGGCCTGGAACCACGGGTGCTCATCGGAGGTGTGGTTCATGATCAGGTCGAGCACCACGCGGAGCCCACGCTCGCCGGCGCGGCGGAGGAACTCCTCGAAGTCCTCGAGCGTGCCGAGTCGGGGATCGACGCCGTAGTAGTCTCGGACGTCGTAGCCGTTGTCGCGGGCGGGGGAGGGATAGAAGGGCAGCAGCCAGAGGCAGGTGATGCCCAACTCGGCGAGGTAATCGATCCGGCTGGTCAACCCCGGGAAGTCGCCGACGCCGTCGCCGTCGGAGTCCCGGAAGGTGCGGACGTCGACGGCATAGACGACGGCCTCCTTGTACCAGGTGTCGCCCATGGCCGCTCCCCCTCCCCCGGTCGCCTGGCCGATCCGATCGGCCGCGGGCAGGCCACCGCCGGGACCCGTGCTACGGAGGCTGAATCGGATGACGTGCGATCCCCGTACCGGGGGACCACACCGGTGGCCCGATCGCCCCAGCGGCAGTGCAATTTCCGCGCCCTAGAGCGACGACCGTCGGGGTCGAGGACCCCGCCGAGCAGTAGGAAGGCGGCGTGGCCGGGGCCCGGACGACGCCAGCCACGGTCACACCTCCACGAGGGCACCTGCCCGAGCGTCGAGAACCGGCTCAGGTGGACTGGCGTCTTCGCCTCAGCCATAAGCCACTGGCCAAGAGGGTGCCGAGGATCCCACCGGCCAGGGTCGAGGGCTCGGGGACGGCGGTGACGTTCGGGATCTTTACGAAGCGCTCGCTGTCGAAGCCGCCTCCCGGCTTCTGGCCGGCATCTCGGACGTGAGTGCCGATGCGAATATCTTAGTTATGTGCACATCTGCAAAATTCATGGTTGCCTGTGACGCCCCTGGGCCAGGGCGGCTACGACGTCGGCGTAGGTCTTGCCGCTTTGCAGCGTGAACAGGATGCCCGACTCCTCCCCGGCGCCGATCCCGCCCGCATTGTCGTTGAGGTTGTCCGCGACGAAGCCCATCGTGCGGATGAACTTGATTGGCGAGAGATCGTTGCCCCCCGGGAGGTTTGGCGAGGTCTTGATGAATCGAGCAGACGAATATCGCGTCCTCCCTCGCCAACGAGGCAGGACCACGAAGAGGGCCAGGCCTTCGTACCCCCCCGGCGAAGTCGAGGTCGACTGTCGAACCGAACCACCGGGCATCCCAGCCGTCGAGCTTCATCGGACGCATCGGCCGGAACCTGCACGTTCGGCTCGATGCCGTTGTGTCGCCTCCCACTATTCATATCGATGAGATCCATCTGAACTTTTCTCTAATATATATCTCGCATAATCAAGCTATAATTTTCGCTCTACTCGCAGCAAAACTACGCAAAAAATCTCCTGATTAAGCACACGGCGGAGGAATCGCATTACAATTCCTTCGGGCCTGGCGGGGTCGCTGGGGCCGTCTCGACCCCAGTCGGGCCCCACCGGCTGGCGTGGCGAGGCGCCGACGCCTGGCCGCTTGAGCCGACCCGGGAATGCACGGCCGTCGTCCCCTGCCCCGGGGGCGGCGGCCGTTCGCGTGCTGGGATTGTTCATTCCGGGAAACACCCCGTCCCACTCGCCTCGGGAACGTGCGTTAGGGGGTGGGCCGGTTTGTGGTTTGAGTTGGGTGTCGGCGGGGTCGGGCGATGCTGGCCGGGACGCCGACACCCGGCGGCCTCCGCCCCGACGATGTCGATTCGGGGAAACGTCCTGTCCGATTCCCCTGCCACCGCAACGACTCGGGGTATAGGTCGGTCGAGTGGGGGCGATGGCGTCCCGAGGCGATGCTGGCCCGGGACGGCGCCCCCGCAGTTCCGGGGAGGGTCCCGTCATGCTGCACGCCGTGTCTTCGGTGCTGGGGGATGCCCGGCTGCATGTGGCGCTCGCGATGCCGGCGCTGGTCGGCCTGTGCCTCGGCGGCCCCAAGGTCATCGACTCCTGGCGTCCGCCCCGCGAGACCTCCTGGTACGTCGACTCGGTCCCCCCGATCGTCGATCGCTGCCCCGAGCCGGAATGCCGATTCTGCGTGACGAACCGGCGCTTCGCCCATAGCCAGTGGTGATCATTCCGGGTCGGGGTCGGGCTCGGGGGGCGGGCCGAGGACGGGCAGGGGCGGGGCCGATTCCGGGCTGTCGGATCGGAAGTCCTCGCCGACCAGGGCGGCGATGGTGGCGGCCACCTGGGACTGGGTGGTCGGGACGCCTCCTCGGACCCCGAGGGCGGGGGTGTCCGGGCCCATGACGGCGATCCAGAGGGACTCGGCGCCGGGCACGTCTTGGCCGTGGTCAGGCCAGTCGGCCCCGGTGGTGCCCCGGCCGTGGTCGGTGGTGACGACCAGGGCGGTCCGGTCCCGGTACTCGGGCATGGATTGGAGGGTCGTCCAGAGTTCACCGAGGAAGCGGTCGGAGCGGTGGGCGGCGTCGAGGTAGCGGTCGTATCGCCGCTCGTGGGCCCATTCGTCGGTCTCCCCGAGGCCGACGTAGAGCACCCGGGGTTTGTGGCGGGCCAGGTGTTCGAGGGCGGCCTCGATCGAGATCGCGTCGAAGGCGTTGGACGGCCAGTAGTGCGGGAGTCGGTCGACCATCCGGTTGAGGAATCGCTGGCGGTCGGTCAGGGGTTCGTCGTCGATCGGGGTCCAGCCGGCGAGGACCTCCAGGTTGTTTCGATCCGACCGGAGGATGGAGGGGAAGACGTCCCAGGTGCAGAAGGCGGCGACCCGGTTTTCGAAGGAGGGCCGCCCGTCGAGGAACTCGAAGACGGAGCGGTTGGGGTTCGGGATCTTGTCGTTGGAGGTGATCCGGGGGTCGCCGAAGCCGCAGAAGAGCTCGTTGTAACCGGGGTAGGAGAACTTCAGGCCGTTGGTGAGGGTGACGGGGGCGTCCTTCGAGCGGTCGCCGAAGATCTGGCCCTCCCGGGCGACGGTCCCCCAGAGGAACGGGAGCAGTGCCCGTCGGCGAGCCTCGGCGGAGTCCCGCCAGAAGCGGGCCTCCAGGCCCGGCACGTCCCGGACGCCCCCGGCCTGGCGGTCGATCAGGAGGCGGTCGGCCCCCCCGAAGAACTCCTCCGGGCGGAAGCCGTCGAGCGTGACGACGACGACGTTCCGGGCCCGGATCGGTGGCGATGCGTCCGACTGGCTCCAGGCCGGATCGGGCCCGGCGAGCAGGATTGAGGCGAGCAGGGCGATCCTCATGGGTGTGCTCCGGGGGGGAGGTCGGCGAGCGCGACGGCGGCCGACCGGGGCGCGGGGCGCGCGTTGGGGGGTCATCTTACCCCGGGGGCCGCCGATTCTCCCGCCCCCGAGGTCGGCCCCGAGGCGGGCCGGCGGGGGGTCGCGGCCGGGGCGGCGGGGAGGCGGTTCGATCGGGTATCATCGGGGCCCCGATGGGGTCGGCCGCCGACCCCGTCGGGATCGGTCCAGGCCATCGATGGCGTCTGATGATCGCGAGGCCGGCCCGGCAAGCGCCCGGGCCCTCGGAGGGATGAGGGATGAGGATCCTGCTGACGGGGGGCGCCGGCTACATCGGCAGCGCCTGCCTGCGATGGCTGGTCGATCACGGGCACGAGCCGATCGCCTATGACGACCTGTCGGAGGGGAACCCGCCGTCGGTGCCGGGGGATCGGCTGGTGGTCGGGGACATCCTGGACACCGACGCCCTGACGGACGCCCTCCGCTCCCACAAGGCCGAGGCGGTGATGCACTTCGCCGCGCTGGCGATCGTGCCGGACTCGGTGACGGACCCGGACGGCTACTACCGGGTCAACGTGCTGGGGACCAAGAGCGTGCTGGACGCGATGCGGAGGGCCGACGTGCCCCGGGTCGTCTTCAGCAGCACCTGCGCCACGTACGGCAACCTCGCCGAGATGCCGCTGACCGAGGACACCCCCCAGCGTCCCGAGCACCCCTACGGGACGACCAAGCTGGCGGCCGAGCGGATGATCGCCGACTACGCCCGGGCCTACGGCCTGGGATATGCGTTGCTCCGCTACTTCAACGCCGCCGGGGCGGATCCGGACGGCTCCCACGGGGAGGACCGGCGTCACGAGACGCACCTGATCCCGTTGACCCTGCAGGCGGCCGCCGGGCGCCGGCCGGGGCTGACGGTCTTCGGCGACGACTGGCCGACCCGGGACGGCTCCTGCGTCCGGGACTATGTTCACACGGCGGACCTGGCCGACGCCCACCAGAAGGCCGTCGAGGCGATCGGGCCGGGGGACGGCCGGATCTACAACGTCGGCTCGGGGCGCGGGGCGTCGGTCCTGGAGGTGATCCGGGCCTGCGAGGAGGTGGTCGGGCGGCCGATCCCCTTCGAGACGAGCGACCGACGCCCCGGGGACCCCCCCGAGCTGGTCGCCAGCCCTCGCAAGATCGCCTCGGAACTCGGGTGGAGTCCCCGGTATACTGACATCCGGGCGATCGTCGAGACGGCCTGGCGATGGCTCCGCTCCCACCCCGAGGGCTACGGCCCCAAGCCGGCCCGCCGCTGATCGGCACTCCGCCCCGCCTCGCCCCGGACCCGCATCCCAGGAACCCCGCCTGCCGTGACCGACGCCCCCCCCGCCCGATCGGAATCGACCGTCGAGCCGCCGCCCGAGGACCTCGGCGCCGTGGCGATCGGCCGCAACGAGGGGGCCCGGCTGGTCTCGTGCCTCGACTCGCTGGTCGGCCGGGCGGCCCGGGTCGTCTACGTCGACTCCGGGTCGACCGACGGCAGCGTCGAGGAGGCCCGGGCCCGGGGGGTGGAGGTGGTGGAGCTGGACACCTCGGTCCCCTTCACCGCGGCCCGGGCCCGCAACGCGGGGCTCGACCGGTTGCTGCAGTTGGCGCCGGGCCTGCGGTACGTGCAGTTCGTCGACGGGGATTGCGAGGTGGTCGACGGCTGGCTTGGTCGGGCCCGGGAGGAGCTGCGGTGTCGCCCCGGGCTGGCCGTGGCCTGCGGCCGGAGGCGGGAGCGGTTCCCGGAGGCGAGCGTCTACAACCGGCTGGCGGATCTGGAGTGGGACACGCCGGTCGGCGACGCGGAGGCCTGCGGCGGGGACGCGATGATCCGGGTCGAGGCGTTGCGGGAGGTCGGCGGCTACGACCCGACC
This Tautonia plasticadhaerens DNA region includes the following protein-coding sequences:
- a CDS encoding glycosyltransferase family 2 protein, which codes for MTDAPPARSESTVEPPPEDLGAVAIGRNEGARLVSCLDSLVGRAARVVYVDSGSTDGSVEEARARGVEVVELDTSVPFTAARARNAGLDRLLQLAPGLRYVQFVDGDCEVVDGWLGRAREELRCRPGLAVACGRRRERFPEASVYNRLADLEWDTPVGDAEACGGDAMIRVEALREVGGYDPTLIAGEEPDLCLRLRLRGWQVARLDAEMTRHDLAMTRFGQWWRRHVRAGHAYAEGAARHGRLPGRPWVRQASSNVFWGIGVPVASVGLAWPTSGLSLLGLLGYPMIAWRAGRGRRRQGDSPGDSALFGVSCAVSKFPQAVGQIRYSAGRLGGRRSGLIEYKAAQGAEAR